In one Lolium rigidum isolate FL_2022 chromosome 3, APGP_CSIRO_Lrig_0.1, whole genome shotgun sequence genomic region, the following are encoded:
- the LOC124699817 gene encoding UDP-glucose 6-dehydrogenase 2 — MVKICCIGAGYVGGPTMAVIALKCPDVEVVVVDISEARIAGWNSGRLPIYEPGLDDVVKQCRGRNLFFSTDVNRYVGEADIVFVSVNTPTKTRGLGAGKAADLTYWESAARMIADVSRSDKIVVEKSTVPVKTAEAIEKILAHNGRGVRYQILSNPEFLAEGTAVQDLFSPDRVLIGGRETPEGQAAVKALKDVYARWVPEDRIITTNLWSAELSKLAANAFLAQRISSVNAISALCEATGADVTEVAYSIGKDKRIGPRFLSASVGFGGSCFQKDILNLVYICECYALPEVAEYWRQVIGINDYQKSRFVNRVVSSMFNTVAGKKVAVLGFAFKKDTGDTRETPAIDVCRGLLGDKAVLSIYDPQVTEEQVRRDLAMNKFDWDHPRHLQPVGETAGQQVLGVAPDAYEAARDAHAVCILTEWDEFRSLDYVRMYDAMHKPAFVFDGRNIVDPEKLREIGFIVYSIGKPLDQWLRDTPAVA, encoded by the coding sequence ATGGTGAAGATCTGCTGCATCGGCGCGGGCTACGTGGGCGGCCCGACGATGGCGGTGATCGCGCTCAAGTGCCCcgacgtggaggtggtggtggtggacatCTCGGAGGCGCGCATCGCCGGGTGGAACAGCGGGCGGCTCCCCATCTACGAGCCCGGCCTGGACGACGTCGTCAAGCAGTGCCGCGGCCGCAACCTCTTCTTCAGCACCGACGTCAACCGCTACGTGGGCGAGGCGGACATCGTGTTCGTCTCCGTCAACACCCCCACCAAGACCCGCGGCCTGGGCGCCGGCAAGGCCGCCGACCTCACGTACTGGGAGAGCGCGGCGCGCATGATCGCCGACGTCTCCCGCTCCGACAAGATCGTGGTCGAGAAGTCCACCGTGCCCGTCAAGACCGCCGAGGCCATCGAGAAGATCCTCGCCCACAACGGCCGGGGCGTCCGCTACCAGATCCTGTCCAACCCGGAGTTCCTCGCCGAGGGCACCGCCGTGCAGGACCTCTTCTCCCCCGACCGCGTCCTCATCGGCGGCCGCGAGACCCCCGAGGGGCAGGCCGCCGTGAAGGCCCTCAAGGACGTGTACGCGCGCTGGGTGCCCGAGGACCGCATCATCACCACCAACCTCTGGTCCGCCGAGCTGTCCAAGCTCGCCGCTAACGCCTTCCTCGCGCAGCGCATCTCCTCCGTCAACGCCATCTCCGCGCTGTGCGAGGCCACCGGCGCCGACGTCACCGAGGTGGCCTATTCCATCGGCAAGGACAAGCGCATCGGCCCGCGGTTCCTGTCTGCCAGCGTGGGCTTCGGCGGCTCCTGCTTCCAGAAGGACATCCTCAACCTGGTCTACATCTGCGAGTGCTACGCGCTCCCGGAGGTGGCGGAGTACTGGCGGCAGGTCATCGGGATCAACGACTACCAGAAGAGCCGCTTCGTCAACCGCGTCGTCTCCTCCATGTTCAACACCGTCGCCGGCAAGAAGGTGGCCGTGCTCGGCTtcgccttcaagaaggacacGGGGGACACCCGCGAGACGCCAGCCATCGACGTCTGCCGGGGCCTGCTCGGGGACAAGGCCGTGCTGAGCATCTACGACCCGCAGGTCACCGAGGAGCAGGTGCGCCGGGACCTCGCCATGAACAAGTTCGACTGGGATCACCCGCGCCACCTGCAGCCAGTGGGCGAGACCGCCGGCCAGCAGGTGCTGGGCGTGGCGCCGGACGCCTACGAAGCCGCCCGTGACGCGCACGCCGTCTGCATCCTCACCGAGTGGGACGAGTTCAGGAGCCTCGACTACGTCCGGATGTACGACGCCATGCATAAGCCGGCGTTCGTCTTCGACGGCCGCAACATCGTCGACCCGGAGAAGCTCCGGGAGATCGGGTTCATCGTTTACTCAATCGGCAAACCACTTGACCAATGGCTTAGGGACACGCCAGCCGTCGCCTGA